From Thermoflexus hugenholtzii JAD2:
TGCCAATCCCCCAGGGGCTGCTCAGCCATTCCCATGCGCGGCGCAGAAGATGCCATCCCTCGCGGATCCCGTGCGCCCATCCGGGCGAGGGCATCCAGGGGGGGATCCGAACGCTTCTCCGATTTTCTGCTGATTCTGAAGAAGGATGTTCCCGCATCGAGGGAATCACCGGGGTCTGGAAAGCCACCTGCGGGATTCGAACCCGCGACCCCCCGCTTACGAGGCGGGTGCTCTACCGGCTGAGCTAAGGTGGCATCCGCAGCTTCAATTATACGGGAATCCGAGGAGCTCGACAACCCGGCAAGCGCCTGCGACCGGGCTTTCCGGCGGTCCCCCCAGGCCGGCCATGAGGCGCCGCAAGCGGTCGTCCCTCCTCGCCCCGGGCTTGGTCCTCATCTTGCTTTTCCCTGAGCCCCCTCCCAAAATCCCTTTCGGAGGACAGGACGATGACGCGGGTGATCTCGATCGACCCCGAGCGCCCGGATCCGGGGACCATCGCCCGGGCGGCGGAGATCCTGCGGGCGGGCGGCCTGGTGGCCTTCCCCACGGAAACCGTATACGGGTTGGGGGCCGATGGCCTCAACCCCAAGGCCTTGGAGCGCCTGTTCGCCGCAAAGGGTCGGCCGCCCACCGACCCCGTGATCCTCCACATCGCGGACCTGGAGACACTACCCCGGCTGGCCCGGGAGATCCCTCCCCCCGTCTGGACCCTGGCGCAGCGCTTCTGGCCGGGCCCCCTGACCCTGGTGTTGCCCAAGCAACCCGCGGTCCCCGATCTCGCCACCGCCGGCCTGCCGACGGTAGCGGTTCGGATGCCCGCCCATCCGGTGGCCCTGGCCCTGATCCGAGCGGCAGGGACGCCCATCGCGGCCCCCAGCGCCAATCGGTTCGGCCACGTCAGCCCAACCACCGCCCGGCACGTCCTGGAGGACCTGGAGAGCCGCATCGATCTCATCCTGGACGCAGGCCCCACGGCCATCGGGGTGGAGTCCACAGTGCTGGACCTCACCCGGCCGGTGCCCACTATTCTCCGACCAGGGGGCTTGCCCCGCGAGGCCCTGGAGGCCGTTCTGGGGCCGGTGGCGGTGTTCGACCGCGCGGTGGCGGGTCCCGCGCCTTCCCCCGGGATGTCGCCCAAACATTATGCGCCCCGCACGGAACTGGTGGTCTTGCTGGGGCCGAAAGAGAGGCTGCGCCCGCACCTGCGGGAGATCGCTCGCCACTACGTCCAGCAGGGACACCGGGTGGGACTGTTGATCGCGGAGGAGGACCGCGCGGCTGTGGCCGACCTGCCCGTCGAGGTCGCGATCCTGGGCTCGGAAGCGGACCTGGCAGGCATCGCCCGCCGGCTGTATCCGGCGCTCCGGGAGCTGGACCAGCGGGGGCTGGATCTGATCCTCGCCCGGGAGTTCGGGGCCGAGGGGCTGGGGCTGGCCATTCGGGATCGCCTCATCCGCGCCGCCGGCGGCCGCGT
This genomic window contains:
- a CDS encoding L-threonylcarbamoyladenylate synthase, whose product is MTRVISIDPERPDPGTIARAAEILRAGGLVAFPTETVYGLGADGLNPKALERLFAAKGRPPTDPVILHIADLETLPRLAREIPPPVWTLAQRFWPGPLTLVLPKQPAVPDLATAGLPTVAVRMPAHPVALALIRAAGTPIAAPSANRFGHVSPTTARHVLEDLESRIDLILDAGPTAIGVESTVLDLTRPVPTILRPGGLPREALEAVLGPVAVFDRAVAGPAPSPGMSPKHYAPRTELVVLLGPKERLRPHLREIARHYVQQGHRVGLLIAEEDRAAVADLPVEVAILGSEADLAGIARRLYPALRELDQRGLDLILAREFGAEGLGLAIRDRLIRAAGGRVIRIEEPS